The Thermanaerovibrio acidaminovorans DSM 6589 genome contains a region encoding:
- a CDS encoding TrlF family AAA-like ATPase: MTEALKLPNGARFYRCALQVNPFDYVKRHNKETAFEDEASYNTAIVQACLDHGIEVIAITDHYRVHTADGLAKAARDAGIHVFPGFEAVTKDGVHILCLFEPGRTTRELERILGDCGIHRDEAASPTGKYDVIEFLKTATHSWGAVCVAAHVASDGGLLNRLTGQPAINAWTWPDLLACALPGPVTDAPNGIRQILENKNADYRRDRPVAVINAQDVSSPEDFEKPGASCWIKMSAVSVEGLRQAFLDPSSRIRLASDPVPEEHEEFLALTWQGGFLDGAAIHFNENLNVLIGGRGTGKSTVIESLRYVLGLEPLGEDARKAHEGIVRHVLRNGTKISLLVRAHRPAKRDYLIERTILNPPIVRDESGNVLEVSPTNIIPQVEVYGQHEISELTKSREKLTRLLERFIDRDATLAQRKNDLKGKLERIRARIIEVWKEQKEIEDRLATLPALEETLRRFKEAGVEERLKEQTLLVQEEKVLETAFERLEPFRNLLDQIDRHLPVDRSFLSAEALKKLPGKEVLVEAEQILERFNEALNTIRAQVANAIRDAEEGLESVKRKWEEREKAVKAQYEKILRELQKSKIDGEEFIQLRRQIEELRPLRERQAELARNANEYLRQRRNLLAQWEDVKTEEFRELERAAKKVNRKLRNRVKVTVTFAGNREPLCQLLRDEVRGRLSEALDVLSQRKDLSLVDLANTIQEGKNALCKKYGLSPSQAERLAQVDPDLVMKIEELDLPSTTTVELNVAPEGEDAQWQTLEKLSTGQKATAVLLLLLLEANAPLVVDQPEDDLDNRFITNGVVPRLKEEKRRRQFIFATHNANIPVLGDAELIVGLTASGEAGQGKAKLPSEHMGSIDTLLVRELVEEVLEGGKDAFEMRRRKYGF, translated from the coding sequence ATGACGGAGGCGCTGAAGCTGCCCAACGGCGCTCGGTTCTACCGCTGCGCACTTCAGGTTAATCCATTCGACTACGTCAAGCGCCATAACAAGGAAACGGCATTTGAGGATGAGGCATCATACAATACCGCCATCGTGCAAGCGTGTCTCGATCACGGTATTGAGGTTATTGCTATCACGGACCACTACCGGGTTCACACAGCCGACGGCTTAGCCAAGGCAGCGCGTGACGCTGGTATTCATGTATTTCCCGGCTTCGAGGCCGTTACCAAAGATGGCGTTCACATTCTGTGCTTGTTTGAACCAGGCAGGACCACTCGAGAGCTGGAACGCATACTCGGCGACTGCGGAATCCATCGGGATGAAGCCGCGTCGCCCACAGGGAAATATGATGTCATAGAGTTTCTCAAGACAGCTACCCATTCATGGGGAGCGGTTTGTGTAGCAGCCCACGTTGCATCGGATGGTGGGCTGCTCAACAGGCTCACTGGTCAGCCAGCCATAAACGCATGGACTTGGCCAGACCTTCTCGCGTGTGCACTTCCCGGGCCTGTTACCGATGCTCCGAATGGCATCCGCCAGATTCTGGAGAACAAGAACGCGGACTACCGCCGGGATCGACCGGTCGCCGTTATCAACGCCCAAGACGTATCAAGCCCAGAGGACTTCGAGAAACCTGGCGCGTCCTGCTGGATAAAGATGTCCGCGGTCTCCGTCGAAGGGTTACGGCAGGCCTTTCTCGATCCTTCCTCACGGATCAGGTTGGCCAGTGACCCAGTCCCGGAGGAGCACGAAGAATTCCTGGCACTAACGTGGCAGGGTGGCTTTCTCGACGGCGCCGCGATTCATTTCAACGAGAATCTCAATGTTCTGATCGGTGGCCGAGGAACCGGCAAATCTACCGTCATCGAAAGCCTCCGTTACGTGTTGGGCCTCGAGCCTCTTGGAGAGGACGCCCGCAAGGCACACGAAGGCATTGTCCGCCATGTTCTGCGTAATGGCACCAAGATTTCTCTCCTGGTGCGCGCTCATCGGCCCGCAAAACGGGACTATCTGATCGAGAGGACGATCCTAAATCCGCCGATAGTGCGCGATGAATCGGGTAATGTCCTGGAGGTATCGCCCACCAACATCATTCCACAGGTTGAGGTATATGGTCAGCATGAGATTTCCGAGCTGACGAAGAGCCGTGAAAAGCTCACGCGCCTGTTGGAACGATTCATCGACCGTGACGCAACCCTGGCACAGCGCAAGAACGACTTGAAGGGAAAGCTCGAGCGCATACGGGCCAGGATTATCGAGGTGTGGAAGGAACAGAAGGAAATCGAGGATCGCCTTGCGACCCTTCCGGCTCTCGAGGAGACCCTTCGGCGCTTCAAGGAAGCAGGAGTGGAGGAGCGCCTGAAGGAACAAACCCTGCTGGTGCAAGAGGAAAAGGTTCTTGAAACTGCTTTTGAACGTCTTGAACCATTCCGCAACTTACTTGATCAGATAGACCGCCATCTCCCCGTAGATCGCAGCTTCCTGTCAGCTGAAGCCTTGAAGAAGTTGCCGGGCAAGGAAGTATTGGTTGAAGCGGAGCAGATTCTCGAGCGCTTCAACGAGGCCCTAAATACTATCAGGGCTCAGGTAGCAAATGCCATTCGGGACGCCGAGGAGGGACTCGAATCGGTTAAGCGCAAATGGGAGGAACGAGAGAAGGCCGTCAAGGCACAGTACGAGAAGATCCTCCGGGAGTTGCAGAAGTCGAAGATTGACGGCGAGGAGTTCATTCAACTGCGTCGGCAAATTGAGGAACTTCGCCCACTTCGAGAGCGGCAAGCTGAGCTGGCCCGGAACGCGAACGAATACCTACGTCAGCGCCGAAACCTGCTCGCGCAATGGGAGGACGTAAAGACGGAAGAATTCCGAGAACTGGAACGCGCAGCCAAGAAGGTTAATCGCAAATTAAGGAACCGCGTCAAGGTGACGGTTACCTTTGCCGGCAATCGAGAACCGTTGTGCCAGCTGCTTCGCGATGAAGTGAGGGGCCGCCTTTCCGAGGCACTGGACGTGCTGAGTCAGCGTAAGGACCTATCACTCGTTGATCTGGCCAACACAATCCAAGAGGGCAAGAATGCCCTATGTAAGAAGTATGGCCTTTCCCCGTCGCAAGCTGAGCGGCTTGCGCAAGTCGATCCAGACTTGGTTATGAAGATTGAGGAGCTGGACCTCCCTTCAACAACGACAGTTGAACTGAATGTGGCCCCGGAAGGCGAGGACGCCCAATGGCAAACTCTCGAAAAGTTGTCGACCGGCCAGAAGGCTACGGCGGTACTGCTGCTTTTGCTGCTGGAAGCCAATGCGCCGCTGGTAGTCGACCAGCCTGAGGACGATCTTGACAACCGGTTCATTACCAATGGCGTCGTTCCCAGGTTGAAAGAAGAAAAGCGGCGTCGCCAATTCATATTCGCCACTCACAACGCGAACATCCCCGTGCTTGGAGATGCCGAGTTGATCGTAGGTCTAACCGCCTCTGGCGAGGCAGGTCAAGGAAAGGCCAAGCTGCCCAGCGAGCATATGGGTTCCATCGATACCCTGCTGGTGCGGGAGCTTGTTGAAGAGGTCCTTGAAGGAGGAAAGGATGCTTTCGAGATGCGGAGAAGGAAATATGGCTTTTGA
- a CDS encoding DNA methyltransferase: protein MRKKQQSEHQQTMFDSERPVTRDSGPVTCFGMTFENDEARREHFLRLLRAGLQELREKLGVPFVSFEDTYARLKSLQYWPIGTEEQIRDLARRIARAASSTRDSRPATRDILGLYKDEVGFPHGSIEDILSLSDPPYYTACPNPFIADFLKHYGKPYDPNVPYSKEPFAADVSEGKNDPIYNAHSYHTKVPHKAIMRYILHYTEPGDVVFDGFCGTGMTGVAAQLCGDRKTVESLGYKVDEQGFIYQQETDENGKTVWKPFSKLGARRAILNDLSPAATFIAYNYNTPVDVKAFEREAKRILKEVEEECAWMYATLSRGVPGSGLSVPSDDRFVELANRIRKAKTIDEIRQIFAELGTRNQKLGTVDFALGKINYAVWSDVFVCPECTQEVIFWEVAVDKEAGKVHDQFPCPHCGAQLTKRTMDRTWVTKYDKAIGQTIRQAKQVPVLINYSVGNRRYEKAPDAFDLALIEKIEQLEIPYWFPTDRMPEGYNTEQPKVSHGLTHVHHFYTKRNLWALGALYETAGRSPIELRDIAKFFVQYACLGFSKISRYVPTHYSQVNRYLSGTLYVGSQQVEVSPVYILKAKADRMAKRELKRPYAGAFVLSTSDATSSIEHRESVDYIFTDPPFGGNLMYSELNFLWEAWLKVFTNNKPEAITNETQGKGLPEYQRLMTECFKEYYRVLKPGRWMTVEFHNSKNSVWNAIQEALQTAGFVVADVRTLDKKQGSFKQVTSASAVKQDLIISCYKPNGGLEERFKLEAGTEEGVWDFVRTHLRQLPVAVVTGRGSKVAGQDDSGLGTQDSRLEIVAERQNYLLFDRMVAFHVQRGVTVPLSAAEFYAGLAQRFPERDGMYFLPEQVAEYDKKRMKVKEVLQLQLFVTDEASAIQWLKASLTKKPQTFQELHPQFLKEIGGWQKHEKPLELSELLEQNFLRYDGKGPIPAQIVAWMKQSENLRKIIQEELAAGGATEENGQLETRNQELITRAKARWYVPDPNKAGDLEKLRERALLREFEEYRESKQKRLKVFRLEAVRAGFKKAWAERDYATIIAVARKIPENVLQEDPKLLMWYDQALTRSGEDR from the coding sequence ATGAGAAAGAAACAGCAATCGGAGCATCAGCAGACTATGTTCGATTCAGAAAGACCCGTGACCCGCGACTCGGGACCCGTGACCTGTTTTGGGATGACCTTTGAAAACGACGAGGCGCGGCGGGAGCACTTCCTCCGCCTCTTGCGCGCGGGTTTGCAGGAATTGCGGGAGAAACTTGGTGTCCCGTTTGTGAGTTTTGAGGATACCTATGCCCGGTTGAAATCGCTGCAATATTGGCCCATCGGCACGGAGGAACAGATACGCGATCTCGCCCGACGCATCGCCCGTGCCGCATCCTCGACCCGTGACTCGCGACCCGCGACCCGCGACATCCTCGGCCTATACAAGGACGAGGTCGGCTTCCCGCATGGGTCGATCGAGGACATCCTGAGCCTGTCCGATCCACCCTATTACACGGCATGCCCGAACCCCTTCATCGCGGACTTCCTCAAGCACTACGGCAAGCCCTACGACCCGAACGTGCCTTACAGCAAGGAACCGTTCGCGGCGGACGTGAGCGAGGGGAAGAACGATCCCATCTACAACGCGCACTCCTACCACACCAAGGTGCCGCACAAGGCGATCATGCGCTACATCCTGCACTACACCGAGCCGGGCGATGTGGTCTTTGACGGCTTCTGCGGAACGGGGATGACCGGCGTTGCCGCCCAGCTCTGCGGCGACCGCAAGACAGTGGAGTCTTTGGGCTATAAGGTGGATGAGCAAGGCTTCATCTACCAGCAGGAAACAGACGAGAACGGCAAGACGGTCTGGAAGCCGTTTTCCAAACTGGGCGCCCGGCGAGCCATCCTCAACGACCTGTCCCCGGCCGCCACCTTCATCGCCTATAACTACAACACACCGGTGGATGTTAAGGCCTTCGAACGCGAAGCGAAACGGATCCTGAAGGAGGTGGAGGAAGAGTGTGCCTGGATGTACGCCACGCTCTCGCGCGGAGTTCCAGGTTCAGGGTTGTCGGTTCCTAGTGATGATAGGTTCGTGGAACTAGCCAACCGGATTCGCAAGGCAAAAACAATTGATGAAATCAGGCAGATTTTTGCTGAACTAGGAACCAGGAACCAGAAACTAGGAACCGTTGATTTTGCCCTCGGCAAAATCAACTACGCCGTCTGGTCCGATGTCTTCGTCTGCCCGGAGTGCACGCAGGAGGTGATATTCTGGGAAGTGGCGGTGGATAAAGAAGCAGGCAAGGTGCACGACCAGTTTCCCTGCCCGCACTGCGGGGCGCAGCTTACCAAGCGCACCATGGACCGCACCTGGGTGACCAAATACGACAAGGCCATCGGCCAGACCATCCGCCAGGCGAAGCAGGTGCCCGTGCTCATTAACTACAGCGTGGGCAACAGGCGCTACGAGAAGGCGCCCGATGCCTTTGACCTCGCGCTTATCGAGAAGATCGAGCAGCTGGAGATTCCCTACTGGTTCCCGACGGATAGGATGCCGGAGGGCTACAATACGGAGCAGCCGAAAGTCTCGCACGGCCTCACCCACGTGCACCACTTTTATACCAAGCGGAATTTGTGGGCGCTGGGCGCGCTATACGAGACTGCTGGTCGATCGCCGATAGAACTTCGAGATATTGCCAAGTTTTTTGTTCAGTATGCCTGTCTTGGCTTCTCAAAGATATCTCGGTACGTACCAACTCATTATTCCCAGGTAAACCGATATCTCAGCGGAACGTTGTATGTTGGCTCGCAACAGGTCGAGGTGTCGCCAGTTTACATTCTAAAAGCCAAAGCGGACAGAATGGCAAAGCGCGAGCTTAAACGGCCTTACGCAGGAGCTTTCGTGCTATCAACATCAGATGCTACTTCAAGTATCGAACACAGAGAGTCGGTCGACTACATCTTCACCGACCCGCCCTTCGGCGGCAACCTGATGTATTCAGAGCTCAACTTCCTCTGGGAAGCCTGGCTCAAGGTGTTCACCAACAACAAGCCCGAGGCCATTACCAATGAAACCCAGGGCAAAGGCCTGCCCGAATACCAGCGCCTGATGACCGAGTGCTTCAAGGAATACTACCGCGTGCTCAAGCCAGGCCGTTGGATGACGGTGGAGTTTCACAACTCCAAGAACAGCGTTTGGAACGCGATTCAGGAGGCCCTGCAGACGGCAGGCTTTGTCGTTGCCGATGTGCGCACCCTGGACAAGAAGCAAGGATCCTTCAAACAGGTCACCTCTGCATCTGCTGTCAAACAGGACCTCATCATTTCATGCTACAAGCCAAACGGCGGTCTTGAGGAACGCTTCAAGCTGGAAGCCGGCACCGAGGAAGGCGTCTGGGACTTCGTCCGCACGCACTTACGGCAACTGCCAGTGGCCGTGGTCACGGGTCGCGGGTCGAAGGTCGCGGGTCAAGACGACTCGGGACTCGGGACTCAGGACTCGCGACTGGAGATAGTTGCCGAAAGGCAAAACTATCTCCTTTTTGACCGCATGGTGGCCTTCCACGTTCAGCGTGGCGTGACGGTGCCGCTCTCCGCGGCGGAGTTCTACGCCGGTCTCGCCCAGCGCTTCCCGGAGCGCGACGGCATGTACTTCCTGCCCGAGCAGGTGGCGGAGTACGACAAGAAGCGCATGAAGGTGAAGGAGGTCCTGCAGCTTCAGCTCTTCGTCACCGACGAGGCCTCCGCCATCCAATGGCTTAAAGCAAGTCTCACCAAGAAGCCACAGACCTTCCAAGAGCTCCATCCGCAGTTCCTCAAGGAAATCGGCGGCTGGCAGAAGCACGAAAAGCCCTTGGAGCTCTCCGAGCTCTTGGAACAGAACTTCCTCCGCTACGACGGCAAAGGCCCCATCCCGGCGCAGATCGTCGCGTGGATGAAGCAAAGCGAAAACCTCCGCAAGATCATCCAAGAAGAACTCGCAGCTGGCGGCGCGACGGAAGAGAACGGCCAACTAGAAACCAGGAACCAGGAACTCATAACCCGCGCGAAAGCGCGCTGGTACGTCCCGGACCCGAACAAGGCCGGCGACCTGGAGAAGCTCCGCGAGCGGGCCCTGCTGCGCGAGTTCGAGGAGTACCGCGAATCCAAGCAGAAGCGCCTGAAGGTCTTCCGCCTCGAGGCCGTCCGCGCCGGCTTCAAGAAGGCATGGGCCGAGCGGGACTACGCCACCATCATCGCCGTGGCGCGCAAGATCCCCGAGAACGTCCTCCAGGAGGACCCCAAGCTCCTCATGTGGTACGACCAGGCGCTTACCCGATCTGGGGAGGATCGATAA
- a CDS encoding four helix bundle protein has translation MAKIERFEDIEGWQKARELTREIYRTTNQREFAKDFGLRDQIRRAAVSVMSNIAEGFERGGDVEFRRFLAIAKGSAGEVKAQLYVALDAGLIDQAQFNQLYHLATETGNLIGGFMRYLRKGREG, from the coding sequence ATGGCAAAGATCGAAAGATTCGAAGATATAGAAGGCTGGCAGAAAGCCAGGGAACTAACGCGGGAGATATACCGGACCACCAATCAACGAGAATTTGCCAAGGACTTTGGCCTGCGTGACCAGATACGCCGGGCGGCGGTATCGGTAATGTCCAATATTGCCGAAGGGTTCGAACGTGGTGGCGATGTTGAGTTTCGTCGGTTTCTGGCCATTGCGAAAGGCTCTGCTGGTGAGGTGAAAGCCCAGCTTTATGTGGCTTTGGATGCCGGCTTGATCGACCAAGCCCAATTCAACCAGCTTTACCACCTTGCAACCGAAACCGGTAACCTGATTGGTGGCTTCATGAGATACCTGAGGAAGGGGCGCGAGGGATGA
- a CDS encoding DUF6079 family protein has product MRYGDLIQFEPIESVVQLRDADEAASARQLVSTYVISDEMAEKLTGLVIPQLQFDQPVDNKGLLVVGNYGTGKSHLMSVISSIAEHADLLSALGNAQVAQAAERIAGKFKVVRTEIGATTMSLRDILVGELEEHLAVMGVTYTFPDAGQVPNNKRAFEEMMAAFHREYPDHGLLLVVDELLDYLRTRKDQELILDLNFLREVGEVCKDLRFRFMAGVQEAIFDSPRFAFVADSIRRVKDRFEQILIARRDVKFVVAERLLKKTGEQQAKIREYLTPFAKFYGHMNERMDEFVRLFPVHPDYIDTFERVTAVEKREVLKTLSLAMKKLLDQEVPEDRPGLIAYDSYWTNLRENPSFRAVPDIKAVIDCSQVLESRIEQAFTRPVYKPMAIRIIHALSVHRLTTGDIYAPLGATAEELRDALCLYQPGIEDLGGDPADDLLSQVETVLREIHKTVSGQFISSNPDNRQYYLDLKKTDDFDALIEKRAESLDASQLDRYYYEALKRVMECTDQTYVTGYKIWQHELEWLEHKAARQGYLFFGAPNERSTAVPPRDFYLYFIQPFDPPHFKDEKKADEVFLRLTNTDEEFRTALTNYAAALDLASTSSGHAKATYESKATGFLRDLVGWLQEHMTDAFEVTYQGRTKSLVEWAKGKSIRELSGIASHERINFRDLVNTIAGIVLSAHFQDQAPEYPYFSVLITGQNREQAAQDALRAIAGQNRTKQATAVLDALELLDGERLDPYRSKYAKHVLNILKKKGHGQVVNRSELIQEVYGVEYFAPDKGYRLEPEWAVVVLAALVYSGDLVLSIPGKKFDAAGLPQLAATPIDELVHFKHIERPKDWNLPALKALFELLGLTPGMAQLVTHGKDEPVQELQAKVSKYVEEIVRTQQALKDGLHFWGQRLYSDSELATRNSQLETTKSFLESLQAYTTTGKLKNFRYDASEVTAQRSGLESLAEIKSLEELVADLGSTASYLSTAEAVLPTGHEWIDKMSAVRTEVLTAVMSHGFRVSGQKDAGLSTRDPRPELQRKLTDLKKSYVQAYLAMHTRARLGVNEDKRKSALMGDERLKTLSRLSTIDLMPRQHLTDFQNRLAGLKSCFALTEQDLDASPVCPHCGFRPAAEAVAGHVSGVAGQDSRLGTRDSRLINAAAVLQQLDEQLDKMLAEWTAALITNLEDPTTRGNLDLLKPEPRKLVDAFLKERKLPEELGQDFIHALKEVLSGLVKVAIRPEDLRAALLKGGSPATPAEMKKRFEEYLDELTKGNEPGKVRIVLE; this is encoded by the coding sequence ATGAGATATGGAGACCTGATCCAATTCGAGCCCATCGAGTCCGTAGTCCAGCTACGGGATGCCGATGAGGCCGCAAGCGCCAGACAGCTGGTCAGCACCTATGTCATCTCCGACGAGATGGCCGAGAAGCTGACCGGCCTTGTGATCCCCCAGCTTCAGTTCGACCAGCCCGTCGATAACAAGGGGCTGCTTGTCGTGGGCAACTACGGCACCGGTAAGTCACACCTGATGTCGGTGATCTCCAGCATCGCCGAGCACGCGGACCTGCTTTCCGCCCTGGGAAACGCACAGGTGGCACAAGCCGCGGAGCGGATCGCCGGCAAGTTCAAGGTGGTCCGCACCGAGATCGGGGCCACCACCATGTCGCTGCGGGACATCCTCGTCGGCGAGCTGGAAGAGCACCTGGCCGTCATGGGCGTGACCTACACCTTCCCGGATGCCGGCCAGGTCCCCAACAACAAGCGGGCCTTCGAGGAGATGATGGCCGCGTTCCACCGGGAGTATCCGGACCATGGCCTGCTCCTGGTCGTGGATGAGCTGCTGGACTATCTCCGTACTCGCAAGGACCAGGAGCTGATCCTCGACCTCAACTTCCTCCGTGAGGTGGGTGAGGTCTGCAAGGACCTGCGCTTCCGCTTCATGGCGGGTGTGCAGGAGGCCATCTTCGACAGCCCCCGTTTCGCCTTCGTGGCCGACAGCATCCGCCGGGTCAAGGACCGCTTCGAACAGATCCTTATCGCCCGCAGGGACGTGAAGTTCGTCGTCGCCGAGCGCCTGCTCAAGAAGACCGGTGAGCAGCAGGCCAAGATCCGCGAATACCTCACGCCGTTCGCCAAGTTCTACGGCCACATGAACGAGCGGATGGACGAGTTCGTCCGCCTCTTCCCGGTCCATCCCGACTACATCGACACTTTCGAGCGCGTCACGGCGGTGGAGAAGCGCGAGGTGCTCAAGACCCTGTCGCTGGCCATGAAGAAGCTGCTCGACCAGGAGGTGCCGGAGGATCGGCCCGGTCTCATCGCCTACGACAGCTATTGGACGAACCTGCGCGAGAATCCCTCCTTCCGCGCCGTCCCGGATATCAAGGCGGTGATCGATTGCAGCCAGGTGCTGGAGTCCCGGATCGAGCAGGCCTTCACCCGGCCGGTGTACAAGCCCATGGCAATTCGCATTATTCACGCGCTCTCGGTCCACCGGCTGACGACCGGAGACATCTACGCGCCCTTGGGCGCCACGGCCGAGGAGCTACGCGACGCGCTCTGTCTCTACCAGCCCGGCATCGAGGACTTGGGCGGAGACCCGGCCGACGACCTCCTTTCCCAAGTGGAAACGGTCCTGCGCGAGATCCACAAGACGGTCAGCGGCCAGTTCATCTCCTCCAATCCGGACAACCGGCAGTATTACCTCGATCTCAAGAAGACCGACGACTTCGACGCGCTCATCGAGAAGCGCGCCGAGAGCCTCGATGCCTCCCAGCTCGACCGCTACTACTACGAGGCTTTGAAAAGGGTCATGGAGTGCACCGACCAGACCTACGTCACCGGCTACAAGATCTGGCAGCACGAGCTGGAATGGCTGGAGCACAAGGCGGCAAGACAAGGATATCTCTTCTTCGGCGCTCCCAACGAGCGCTCGACCGCCGTGCCGCCCCGTGATTTCTACCTCTACTTTATCCAGCCGTTCGATCCGCCGCACTTCAAGGACGAGAAGAAGGCCGATGAAGTGTTCCTTCGCCTGACCAACACGGACGAAGAGTTTCGGACCGCGCTGACGAACTACGCCGCGGCGCTGGACCTCGCGTCCACCTCGAGCGGCCACGCCAAGGCCACCTACGAGTCCAAGGCCACCGGATTCCTGCGGGACCTGGTGGGCTGGCTGCAGGAGCACATGACCGACGCGTTCGAGGTGACCTACCAGGGACGCACCAAGTCGCTGGTGGAATGGGCCAAGGGCAAGTCCATCCGCGAGCTGTCCGGGATCGCTTCCCACGAGCGGATCAACTTCCGCGACCTGGTGAACACCATCGCCGGCATCGTCCTGTCCGCACACTTTCAGGACCAGGCGCCCGAGTATCCCTACTTCTCGGTGCTCATCACGGGCCAGAACCGCGAGCAGGCGGCACAGGACGCCCTGCGCGCCATCGCCGGACAGAATCGCACCAAGCAGGCAACCGCCGTGCTCGACGCCCTGGAGCTCCTCGACGGAGAGCGGCTCGACCCGTACCGCTCCAAGTACGCGAAGCACGTCCTGAACATCCTCAAGAAGAAGGGGCACGGCCAGGTAGTCAACCGCTCGGAGCTGATCCAGGAGGTCTACGGCGTCGAGTACTTCGCGCCGGACAAGGGCTACCGCCTGGAGCCCGAATGGGCTGTCGTGGTCCTGGCCGCGCTGGTCTACTCCGGTGACCTGGTGCTTTCGATTCCCGGCAAGAAGTTCGACGCCGCCGGGCTGCCGCAGCTGGCCGCGACACCTATCGACGAGCTGGTCCACTTCAAGCACATCGAGCGGCCCAAAGACTGGAACCTCCCGGCGCTCAAGGCGCTTTTCGAACTGCTCGGACTCACGCCGGGTATGGCGCAACTGGTTACCCATGGCAAGGACGAGCCGGTTCAGGAACTGCAAGCGAAAGTCTCCAAGTATGTCGAGGAAATTGTTCGCACGCAGCAGGCATTGAAAGACGGCCTGCATTTCTGGGGACAGAGACTCTATTCCGACTCGGAACTCGCAACCCGCAACTCGCAACTGGAAACGACAAAGTCGTTTCTGGAATCCCTGCAGGCCTACACCACGACCGGCAAGCTCAAAAACTTTCGCTATGACGCCTCGGAAGTGACCGCTCAGCGGAGTGGGCTCGAATCCCTTGCCGAAATCAAGTCGCTCGAAGAACTGGTGGCGGACCTCGGGTCCACAGCTTCATACCTCTCGACGGCTGAGGCGGTCCTGCCCACCGGCCACGAGTGGATCGACAAAATGAGCGCCGTTCGGACTGAAGTCCTCACGGCGGTCATGAGTCATGGGTTTCGGGTCTCGGGTCAAAAGGACGCGGGACTCAGTACTCGCGACCCGCGACCCGAATTGCAGCGCAAGCTCACCGACCTCAAGAAGTCCTACGTGCAAGCCTATCTCGCCATGCACACCCGGGCCCGACTGGGCGTGAACGAGGACAAGCGCAAGAGCGCGCTGATGGGAGACGAGCGGCTCAAGACCCTCTCGAGGCTCTCCACCATCGACCTGATGCCGCGCCAGCACCTGACCGATTTCCAGAACCGTCTGGCCGGCCTGAAGAGCTGCTTCGCGCTCACCGAGCAGGACCTCGACGCATCACCGGTCTGCCCGCACTGCGGCTTTCGGCCTGCGGCCGAAGCGGTCGCGGGTCACGTGTCAGGTGTCGCGGGTCAGGACTCGCGACTCGGGACTCGCGACTCGAGACTGATCAACGCCGCCGCGGTGCTTCAACAGCTCGATGAACAATTGGACAAGATGCTGGCTGAATGGACTGCGGCGTTGATCACCAACCTGGAGGACCCGACCACCCGCGGCAACCTCGACCTGCTCAAGCCCGAGCCCAGGAAGCTGGTGGACGCCTTCCTCAAGGAACGGAAGCTGCCCGAGGAGCTGGGCCAGGATTTCATTCACGCCCTCAAGGAGGTGCTCTCCGGGCTGGTCAAGGTCGCGATTAGACCTGAGGATCTGCGCGCAGCCCTTCTCAAAGGCGGCTCACCGGCGACGCCGGCGGAGATGAAGAAACGCTTTGAGGAATACCTCGATGAACTCACCAAGGGCAACGAGCCCGGCAAGGTCCGAATCGTACTGGAATAG
- the brxF gene encoding BREX-3 system P-loop-containing protein BrxF codes for MAEPLADQVLRKIGEARELYHRLILMVGPAGSGKTSALQEVSASTSAPLVNVNLELSRRMLDLTERQRALQLPRLLGEIVGEATGELVLLDNIEILFDVHLKQDPLRLLQGLSRNKTVVAAWNGSIVDGHMTYAVPDHPEYRRYPIRDFLVASPEVTT; via the coding sequence ATGGCGGAGCCCTTGGCGGATCAGGTCCTGCGAAAGATCGGCGAGGCTCGCGAGCTCTATCACCGCCTGATCCTGATGGTGGGCCCGGCGGGAAGCGGGAAGACGTCCGCGTTGCAGGAGGTGTCGGCCTCGACCTCCGCACCGCTCGTCAACGTCAATCTCGAGCTGTCTCGCCGGATGCTGGACCTGACCGAACGCCAACGGGCTCTGCAGCTACCGCGGCTCTTGGGCGAAATCGTGGGTGAAGCCACAGGCGAGCTGGTTTTGCTCGACAACATCGAGATCCTTTTCGATGTCCACCTGAAGCAGGATCCTTTGCGTCTGCTTCAGGGATTGTCCCGGAACAAGACGGTCGTGGCCGCCTGGAACGGATCCATCGTGGATGGTCACATGACCTACGCCGTCCCGGACCACCCCGAATACCGCCGCTACCCGATTCGCGATTTTCTGGTGGCCAGTCCGGAGGTGACGACATGA
- a CDS encoding helix-turn-helix domain-containing protein, whose product MDEKPGDVLTIEELSAYLKIPKSTLYKLVREGKVPCQKIGRHWRFRKEAIDRWLEETHGDTKDGGNE is encoded by the coding sequence ATGGATGAAAAACCAGGCGACGTCCTGACCATCGAAGAGTTGTCTGCCTACCTGAAGATACCGAAATCGACGCTCTACAAGCTCGTTCGGGAAGGCAAAGTCCCGTGCCAGAAGATTGGCCGCCATTGGCGCTTCCGGAAGGAAGCCATTGACCGCTGGTTGGAAGAGACGCACGGCGATACGAAAGACGGAGGAAACGAGTAA